A stretch of DNA from Cryptomeria japonica chromosome 4, Sugi_1.0, whole genome shotgun sequence:
CTCTGAATTCTTTACTATTCAGTAGCAACAACCAAAGCAAGCGGAAGGTACTCAAGTGGAAGACCCGATTTCAGATAGCCGTAGGCACTGCAAGAGGCTTATTTTATCTACACGAATAATGCAGACAGCACATTATTCAGAATGATGTTAAGCCTGAAAATATTCTCCTCGACAGTGAATTTTCCCCAATGTTGGCTGATTTTGGGATTGCAAAGAATGCAGAGAGCACATTATTCAGAATGATGTTAAGCCGTGTCCTGACCACAACGAGAGGAACGAGTGGTTACTTGGCTCCAGAGTGGCTTTGGGGTCTTCCCATCACTCCCAAGGTTGATATGTACAGTTATGGTAGGAGTCTCTTAGAAATCATTTCGGGCCGAAGAAATCTGGACATGAGCGTTCAAGATTCAAAAAAGCATTACTTTTCGACCGGGGCCGCAACTTAAATTTTTCAGGGGAACACAATTGATATCGTGGAGGAGGGCGTTTTACTTGCAGAAAAGGCGGATATAGAAGAGGCGAGAAGAGCTATTGTTGTTTGGGTTGCTATGCATTGAAGAGGATGAGGATGTTGTTGGaatattgtttattaattcctcccacttgcatagttttatgTTTTCAGTTTTTCAGTTTTATTTGGGATGATTATGCATAAAAGCTGTTTTAGATTTTTAGTTTTAAGttttttttgctttatttctaataatacGAGTTTTCCAAAATCTAGATGTATCTAAAACCTCCATATGATGAGGTAGTTGTAATTCTTTTTCTATCAGTTTATTTGATCCTTGATCGGTTGATCAAGAAACTCATGTAATTTCTTGAATCAATAGAATAGTTTATTTGTgttccaattttatatttctttcatttggtatcagagcaggtttgaGAAAGTTATCTGATTCAAGAAAGATCATGGGAAGTTAAAGATTCTGAAGAACCAGTTAGAGCACTAAAGAAATTACTAAATCCAATCATAGCTGAAGACAAAATAAGCATTCCAAAGGAAGTCACTGGAGGAGATCGACGAAGATCACAAACCATTTTCATCATATTTTTCCATTAGACAGCCACCCATGTTCAAAGGGTGAAGTTTTACTGAAGCCAACAAATTTCAATGTACAAGCCACCTCCTTAATAAGGTGAAGTCAACTCTCGAAAGAAGAGATTACAATCTGGTATGAACTATAAGTTTAAAACTGCCTCTGAAAAGGTGAAGCCTTTTGTTTCTAagattgttgaaggagaaaatgacAACTATCacaaatcattaaaaatattgatttgtatgaagaagatcATGGATCTTGTAAATGTTTAAGAATTAGTCAAAGCCACCAACATGAAGTCGTGTGAAAAAGCCCAATCATGGTCTTTGAAGAGGCCATAGTGTTTTTTGTGGAGAGATGCCTTCTATGAGAGGAGAGAAGATCACAAGTTTTGTGAAAGTTGGAGAAATTATTTTAAGCCACCAATATGCAATTATGTGAGGAAGCCAAATCCAAGTCTTAGAAAAGCCTTGGAGTTAAAAGTCAAGAATTTGCTCTCTAAATAGAGATCGCCGTATGATGGATCGTGGTAGGAGTTGAGCTTGTTGAAGATGGATGAAGATTCAATTGTTATTTCTATTAAATCCATTAGTGGTTGAAATTAAGGTGGAGATTGTTAGaatattgtttattaattcctcccact
This window harbors:
- the LOC131040813 gene encoding G-type lectin S-receptor-like serine/threonine-protein kinase At2g19130, with protein sequence MKIVTRNFGSLLGSGGFGSVFKGTLTDGTLVAVKKLDHSREDEKQFRAEIGSLGNIQHVNFVSLGGFCAEGSQRLLVYDYMPNGSLNSLLFSSNNQSKRKHIIQNDVKPENILLDSEFSPMLADFGIAKNAESTLFRMMLSRVLTTTRGTSGYLAPEWLWGLPITPKGNTIDIVEEGVLLAEKADIEEARRAIVVWVAMH